In Triticum urartu cultivar G1812 chromosome 6, Tu2.1, whole genome shotgun sequence, the following proteins share a genomic window:
- the LOC125517604 gene encoding ammonium transporter 1 member 2, whose product MSTCAASLAPLLGTAAANATDYLCNQFADTTTAIDSTYLLFSAYLVFAMQLGFAMLCAGSVRAKNTMNIMLTNVLDAAAGALFYYLFGFAFAFGTPSNGFIGKHFFGLRDVPQVGFDYSFFLFQWAFAIAAAGITSGSIAERTQFVAYLIYSAFLTGFVYPVVSHWIWSADGWASASRTSGPLLFNSGVIDFAGSGVVHMVGGVAGLWGALIEGPRIGRFDHAGRAVALRGHSASLVVLGTFLLWFGWYGFNPGSFLTILKSYGPPGSIHGQWSAVGRAAVTTTLAGSTAALTTLFGKRLQTGHWNVLDVCNGLLGGFAAITAGCSVVDPWAAIICGFVSAWVLIGLNKLAARFKFDDPLEAAQLHGGCGAWGVIFTALFARREYVEQIYGAPGRPYGLFMGGGGRLLGAHVVLILVIAAWVSCTMGPLFLALNKLGLLRISAEDEMAGMDQTRHGGFAYAYTDEDSSSRPGRGAGGSVGGFMLKSAQTSQVAADATSPSSSV is encoded by the coding sequence ATGTCGACGTGCGCCGCGAGCCTGGCGCCGCTGCTGGGCACGGCGGCGGCGAACGCGACGGACTACCTGTGCAACCAGTTCGCGGACACCACCACGGCGATCGACTCGACGTACCTGCTCTTCTCCGCCTACCTGGTGTTCGCCATGCAGCTCGGCTTCGCCATGCTCTGCGCGGGCTCCGTCCGGGCCAAGAACACCATGAACATCATGCTCACCAACGTGCTCGACGCCGCCGCCGGCGCGCTCTTCTACTACCTCTTCGGCTTCGCCTTCGCCTTCGGTACGCCCTCCAACGGCTTCATCGGGAAGCACTTCTTCGGCCTCCGTGACGTTCCCCAGGTCGGCTTCGACTACAGCTTCTTCCTCTTCCAGTGGGCCTTCGCCATCGCCGCGGCCGGGATAACCTCCGGCTCCATCGCGGAGCGGACGCAGTTCGTGGCCTACCTCATCTACTCGGCCTTCCTCACCGGCTTCGTCTACCCTGTGGTGTCCCACTGGATCTGGTCCGCCGACGGCTGGGCCTCCGCCTCCCGGACGTCGGGGCCGTTGCTCTTCAACTCCGGCGTCATCGACTTCGCCGGGTCCGGGGTTGTCCACATGGTCGGCGGCGTGGCCGGGCTCTGGGGCGCGCTCATCGAGGGCCCCCGCATTGGGCGGTTCGACCACGCCGGACGAGCGGTGGCGCTGCGCGGGCACAGCGCGTCGCTCGTCGTCCTGGGCACCTTCTTGCTGTGGTTTGGCTGGTACGGGTTCAACCCCGGCTCGTTCCTCACCATCCTCAAGTCCTACGGCCCGCCCGGCAGCATCCACGGGCAGTGGTCGGCGGTAGGCCGCGCGGCCGTGACGACCACCCTCGCCGGCAGCACGGCGGCGCTGACGACGCTGTTCGGGAAGAGGCTCCAGACGGGGCACTGGAACGTGCTGGACGTCTGCAACGGCCTCCTGGGCGGCTTCGCGGCGATCACCGCGGGGTGCTCCGTGGTGGACCCGTGGGCGGCGATCATCTGCGGGTTCGTGTCGGCGTGGGTGCTCATCGGGCTGAACAAGCTGGCCGCCAGGTTCAAGTTCGACGACCCGCTGGAGGCGGCGCAGCTGCACGGCGGGTGCGGCGCGTGGGGCGTCATCTTCACGGCGCTGTTCGCGCGCAGGGAGTACGTGGAGCAGATCTACGGCGCGCCGGGGCGGCCGTACGGGCTGTTCATGGGCGGCGGAGGGCGGCTGCTGGGCGCGCACGTGGTGCTGATCCTGGTGATCGCGGCGTGGGTGAGCTGCACCATGGGCCCGCTGTTCCTGGCGCTCAACAAGCTGGGGCTGCTGCGCATCTCCGCCGAGGACGAGATGGCCGGCATGGACCAGACGCGGCACGGTGGGTTCGCGTACGCCTACACCGACGAGGACTCCAGCAGCAGGCCGGGCCGCGGCGCCGGCGGCAGCGTCGGAGGGTTCATGCTCAAGTCGGCGCAGACCTCGCAGGTCGCGGCCGACGCCACGTCCCCGAGCAGCTCGGTCTAG